A section of the Mesorhizobium loti genome encodes:
- a CDS encoding DUF6434 domain-containing protein yields the protein MKAFDWHADPVSRATPITKSYRNTQNVRRFFIRECGDTFRFDRPFMAWLKNDWEKTMGDAAEEWVRRQAEKRKA from the coding sequence ATGAAAGCGTTCGACTGGCACGCGGATCCGGTTTCGCGTGCCACGCCCATCACGAAGTCCTATCGCAACACCCAGAATGTGCGCCGCTTTTTCATCCGCGAATGCGGCGATACGTTCAGGTTCGATCGGCCTTTCATGGCCTGGCTCAAGAACGATTGGGAAAAGACAATGGGGGATGCAGCCGAGGAATGGGTCCGGCGCCAGGCTGAAAAGCGGAAAGCGTAG
- the recJ gene encoding single-stranded-DNA-specific exonuclease RecJ, protein MMGDRRLFLDVRQSATGLSWEHRLTERQDMIALAIAQGHGVPDIVARVLAGRGVTAEQTERFLDPTIRDLLPNPASLTDMDKAATRIAAAVMAREKVAIFGDYDVDGAASSALLKRFLTHFSVPSEIYIPDRIFEGYGPNPDAMRELVSRGATLIVTVDCGTNSAISVDAANAAGADVVVLDHHQVGGALPAAIAVVNPNRDDDLSGQGHLCAAGVVFLALVQTAKVLRGLTETTPPDLLSMLDLVALATVCDVVPLTGVNRAFVVKGLQVARQQKNEGLAALARVSRIGEPIGTFHLAYLIGPRINAGGRIGDAALGSRLLATDDPVEARTIAETLDRLNQERQLMEQEMLAAARAEADAELAGGNGPAIVVTASNNWHPGIVGLLASRLKDHARRPAFAIAFNAVGIGTGSGRSVSGFDLGRLVREAADAGLIVKGGGHGMAAGITVERARLGELRAFFEERAAADVFRLQDEESLAIDGALAAEGATLSLLDALERAGPFGAGHVAPVFALPRHRLADARPVGTNHIRAELQSESGGRIQGIAFRAVDTALGEFLFKNRGKTVHVAGSLSGNYWNGNRTVQFRIIDAARA, encoded by the coding sequence ATGATGGGCGACAGGCGCCTCTTCCTCGATGTCAGGCAGTCGGCTACCGGTCTCTCCTGGGAGCATCGGCTGACCGAACGACAGGACATGATCGCGCTTGCCATCGCGCAAGGCCATGGCGTGCCCGACATTGTCGCACGCGTTCTTGCCGGACGCGGTGTTACCGCCGAGCAGACCGAGCGGTTCCTCGATCCGACGATCCGCGACCTGTTGCCGAATCCCGCCTCGCTGACCGACATGGACAAGGCCGCCACCCGCATCGCGGCGGCGGTGATGGCGAGGGAAAAAGTGGCGATCTTCGGCGACTACGATGTCGACGGTGCGGCCTCGTCAGCCTTGCTGAAGCGGTTTCTGACGCATTTCTCGGTGCCATCGGAAATCTATATTCCGGACCGTATTTTCGAGGGTTACGGCCCCAATCCCGATGCCATGCGCGAACTCGTCTCGCGCGGCGCGACGCTGATCGTCACCGTCGATTGCGGCACCAACAGTGCCATTTCCGTCGATGCAGCCAATGCCGCCGGCGCCGATGTCGTGGTGCTCGACCACCATCAGGTCGGTGGCGCCTTGCCGGCCGCGATTGCCGTCGTCAATCCAAACCGCGACGACGATCTTTCGGGCCAGGGTCACCTCTGCGCCGCCGGCGTTGTGTTCCTTGCCCTGGTGCAGACCGCAAAGGTCCTGCGTGGCTTGACCGAGACCACGCCACCGGATCTGCTTTCCATGCTCGATCTCGTCGCATTGGCCACCGTGTGCGACGTGGTGCCGCTGACCGGCGTCAACCGTGCCTTCGTCGTCAAGGGGTTGCAAGTGGCGCGCCAGCAGAAGAATGAAGGGCTTGCCGCATTGGCGCGGGTTTCCCGCATCGGCGAACCGATCGGCACCTTTCATCTTGCCTATCTGATAGGGCCGCGCATCAACGCCGGCGGGCGCATTGGCGATGCGGCCCTTGGCAGCCGGCTGCTTGCGACAGACGATCCGGTCGAGGCGCGAACCATCGCGGAGACGCTGGACCGGTTGAACCAGGAGCGGCAGCTGATGGAGCAGGAGATGCTTGCGGCAGCGCGCGCCGAAGCCGATGCCGAGCTTGCCGGCGGCAATGGCCCGGCCATCGTCGTCACCGCCAGCAACAACTGGCATCCCGGCATTGTCGGCTTGCTCGCTTCACGACTGAAGGATCATGCGCGGCGGCCGGCTTTCGCCATCGCCTTCAACGCCGTGGGCATCGGTACCGGTTCGGGCCGTTCGGTGTCGGGCTTCGACCTCGGACGGCTGGTGCGTGAAGCCGCCGACGCCGGGTTGATCGTCAAGGGCGGCGGCCATGGCATGGCGGCCGGCATCACCGTGGAGCGCGCCAGGCTCGGCGAACTCAGGGCGTTTTTCGAGGAGCGCGCGGCCGCCGACGTATTTCGGCTGCAGGACGAGGAAAGCCTGGCAATCGACGGTGCGCTTGCCGCCGAAGGCGCGACGCTCAGCCTGCTCGACGCGCTGGAAAGGGCCGGCCCCTTCGGCGCCGGCCACGTCGCACCGGTTTTCGCGCTGCCTCGCCATCGGCTGGCCGACGCCCGCCCGGTCGGCACCAACCATATCCGCGCCGAATTGCAGTCGGAGAGCGGCGGCCGCATCCAGGGGATCGCCTTTCGCGCCGTCGACACCGCACTTGGCGAATTCCTGTTCAAGAACCGGGGCAAGACGGTGCATGTCGCCGGCTCGCTGTCGGGGAACTACTGGAACGGCAACCGCACCGTCCAGTTTCGCATTATCGACGCGGCGCGGGCGTGA